Proteins encoded within one genomic window of Syntrophorhabdales bacterium:
- a CDS encoding MFS transporter, with product MRRYLIFASGGLSLLMYMVDATAVAVAFPHFMRELHTNVLWAGWTISIYYIGVTIATPLAGSLSDTFGRKRVFIVSLLFFTGSSLACGFAVNIYMLIAFRFFQGIGGASFFPTASGMVSDYFPESRQTAIGLFSSIFPIGGIIGPNVGGWIVSRYSWRYIFYINLPVGIGLLLVIMVLLRDSKLYSRPRVDIAGALLMSAAILLLMFGLNLMGESLSLRSAWLGAALLASSATLVFLFLGHEKKQVNPILDVVLLRSRPFLA from the coding sequence ATGCGGCGTTACTTAATTTTTGCCTCCGGCGGCTTGAGCCTTCTTATGTACATGGTTGACGCTACAGCCGTGGCCGTTGCCTTCCCACACTTCATGCGGGAGTTGCATACCAATGTGCTCTGGGCCGGATGGACGATATCCATCTACTATATAGGCGTCACCATAGCTACGCCGCTGGCCGGGAGCCTGAGTGATACCTTCGGCCGCAAGAGGGTGTTTATTGTTTCCCTCCTCTTCTTTACGGGAAGTTCTCTCGCATGTGGTTTTGCTGTCAATATCTACATGCTCATCGCCTTCAGGTTTTTTCAGGGCATAGGAGGGGCGAGTTTTTTCCCCACTGCCTCAGGGATGGTCAGCGATTATTTCCCCGAGAGCCGCCAGACGGCCATCGGCCTCTTCAGCAGTATTTTTCCGATAGGCGGGATCATCGGTCCGAACGTAGGGGGCTGGATCGTGAGCCGTTACTCATGGCGCTATATCTTTTACATCAACTTGCCGGTAGGCATCGGATTGCTCCTCGTGATCATGGTTCTGCTGAGGGACTCGAAACTTTATTCGAGACCTCGCGTGGATATTGCGGGGGCCTTGCTCATGAGCGCCGCGATACTCCTGCTCATGTTCGGCCTCAACCTCATGGGCGAAAGCCTGTCACTCCGCTCTGCTTGGCTGGGCGCAGCCCTTCTTGCGTCGAGTGCTACATTGGTCTTTCTCTTTCTTGGCCATGAAAAGAAGCAGGTGAATCCGATCCTTGACGTGGTCCTGCTGCGTTCAAGACCATTCCTGGCG